In the genome of Bdellovibrio bacteriovorus, one region contains:
- a CDS encoding outer membrane beta-barrel domain-containing protein has product MKSLSFICALFISSMAFAQSVEHEVDSFGGNEALYLKAKALNPEVENEVVQNRFMERSNRFEVAPEFSGVFNGDSYNRTTNAGLNVHYHINPSWSVGVKYNYSFNTLTPEGKSAVDKASQNAAQNPKEPSYLFPQVIYPKSETLGLVNWYPIVGKLSFGKYGVAHFDTYLTAGYGQMELSNGTSPAATLGVGFGFWVNSNLTTRLEYRAQQYKAEYYNKTENMLTNVASVQMGWML; this is encoded by the coding sequence ATGAAATCTTTAAGCTTTATTTGTGCTCTTTTCATTTCTTCTATGGCTTTTGCTCAATCTGTTGAGCATGAAGTGGATTCTTTCGGTGGTAACGAGGCGCTTTACCTTAAAGCTAAAGCTTTGAACCCAGAAGTGGAAAACGAAGTTGTTCAAAACCGTTTTATGGAAAGATCAAATCGTTTTGAAGTGGCTCCTGAGTTTTCAGGTGTTTTTAACGGTGACTCTTACAACCGCACGACAAATGCGGGTTTGAACGTTCACTACCACATCAATCCAAGCTGGAGTGTGGGTGTGAAGTATAACTACTCTTTCAACACTTTGACTCCGGAAGGAAAATCGGCGGTTGACAAAGCCAGCCAAAACGCGGCTCAAAATCCAAAAGAGCCAAGCTATCTTTTTCCGCAAGTGATTTATCCTAAATCAGAAACTTTGGGACTCGTGAACTGGTATCCAATCGTAGGTAAATTGAGCTTCGGTAAATATGGCGTCGCTCACTTCGACACTTACCTGACAGCGGGTTACGGCCAAATGGAACTTTCTAACGGCACAAGCCCAGCGGCGACATTGGGTGTGGGTTTTGGTTTCTGGGTGAATTCAAACCTAACAACTCGCTTAGAATACCGTGCTCAACAATACAAAGCGGAATACTACAACAAAACTGAGAACATGTTAACAAACGTGGCCTCTGTACAAATGGGTTGGATGCTATGA
- a CDS encoding tetratricopeptide repeat protein produces the protein MMLVKSLTVASLVLGAHSVAFAEDDLMSILEGKTSQAAAQFVESEEVAKLKKAVNPSTAEQNIFFQFLVEKNYEKALFQWATAFNGSSFQQTETGKALEAFLNYKNGLKLTGVEALLNISAPEKIDSTVISLWKENLNDKDPVWGMAQVTWKPYWTQVFGVGAEMAVLLQKNYVNEDIAALTELIKKTPTDSVERNLLQWQLVLNLGIRGDAGKAAQVLAHLMKAKNNPIDKDLMTITAGRLLYQNGFLDASIQYYKKIGKKSDYWFQAQEEMAWAFMRKGEPQNAIAITKTLTYPHFKGWVGIESYLLSSFSSLKVCDYPHVLETMKAIKPQFGEHLVALEKLTVDPNQPAVTNLMKALSVGPVSPEKLGKDAHMIPAHASRDEVLTLLVKRHAYLTKESELAEQLYARSLTFGNLQGQFETLKNQVQTRAQMTQGAGLQRVQELAKSELEDSKQVMQRLRIVEVEMIQQVDSASKFIKNVGTTESKMGSTGSTNKYAMSFANDKEIWFDELSNFKVDVKKGCAKASVKE, from the coding sequence ATGATGTTAGTTAAATCTTTAACTGTTGCTTCTTTAGTTCTAGGAGCTCACTCAGTCGCTTTCGCGGAAGACGACTTGATGAGCATCCTTGAAGGAAAGACCAGCCAAGCGGCGGCTCAGTTCGTGGAAAGCGAAGAAGTCGCCAAGCTGAAAAAAGCGGTGAATCCTTCAACGGCGGAACAAAATATCTTCTTCCAATTCCTGGTTGAAAAGAACTATGAAAAAGCTTTGTTCCAATGGGCAACAGCTTTCAATGGATCTTCATTTCAACAAACTGAAACGGGCAAGGCTCTAGAAGCTTTCTTGAACTATAAAAATGGTTTGAAGCTGACAGGTGTTGAAGCTCTTTTGAACATTTCGGCTCCAGAGAAAATCGACAGCACAGTGATCAGTCTTTGGAAAGAAAACTTGAATGACAAAGACCCGGTGTGGGGAATGGCGCAAGTCACTTGGAAGCCTTATTGGACTCAAGTGTTCGGCGTAGGTGCTGAGATGGCGGTTCTTCTTCAGAAGAACTACGTCAACGAAGATATCGCCGCTTTGACTGAGCTTATTAAAAAGACACCGACAGATTCAGTAGAAAGAAACCTATTGCAATGGCAATTGGTTTTGAATCTGGGAATCCGTGGCGATGCGGGTAAAGCAGCGCAAGTTCTAGCGCACTTGATGAAAGCTAAAAACAATCCGATTGATAAAGATCTTATGACGATCACTGCGGGTCGTTTGCTTTACCAAAACGGCTTCTTAGATGCTTCTATCCAGTACTACAAAAAGATCGGTAAAAAATCAGACTACTGGTTCCAAGCGCAAGAAGAGATGGCTTGGGCGTTCATGAGAAAAGGTGAGCCGCAAAATGCGATCGCGATCACGAAAACTCTGACTTACCCGCACTTTAAAGGCTGGGTGGGTATTGAGTCTTACCTTCTAAGCTCTTTCAGCAGCTTGAAGGTGTGTGATTATCCTCATGTGCTTGAGACAATGAAAGCGATCAAACCTCAGTTCGGTGAGCACTTGGTGGCTCTTGAAAAATTGACGGTAGATCCAAATCAACCTGCAGTGACAAACTTGATGAAAGCATTGTCTGTAGGACCTGTGAGCCCTGAAAAATTAGGTAAAGATGCGCACATGATCCCAGCGCATGCGTCTCGTGACGAAGTTTTGACGTTGCTCGTGAAAAGACATGCGTACCTGACGAAAGAATCTGAATTGGCTGAACAGCTTTACGCTCGTTCTTTGACATTCGGAAACTTGCAAGGTCAGTTTGAAACTTTGAAAAACCAAGTTCAAACGCGCGCGCAAATGACTCAAGGTGCAGGTCTGCAACGTGTTCAAGAGTTGGCGAAGTCTGAACTAGAAGATTCTAAACAAGTCATGCAACGTCTTCGTATCGTGGAAGTAGAAATGATCCAGCAGGTGGATTCTGCTTCGAAGTTCATCAAGAACGTAGGAACGACAGAATCCAAAATGGGTTCGACGGGTTCCACGAACAAATA